AAAGTTTTCTACGTTGTTCCTGAGTCCGAGTTTGTGCTTACGTCTCAAATAAAAACAATAAAGGGAAGCGATGCTAGTAATTGGAATGACGAGGAAATCCCtgaggaagagcaggaatTTTCTGATGACGAGAAAGAAGCAGCGATGAAAGCTCTTAGGAAACGCAAGAAGAACCAAAAGAAAGATGAGACAACAAAAAGGCCACTTCCGAATCATATGAGGTCGCAACTGACCTCTCTTCCAAAGAAGGGAGCTTCACAGGCAGGAACTCCCTCTCAAGCTACACAATCCCCGAAACAAGAAACTTCTGCGCAATCCTCGGCTGCTACCAAGTCCGCCCAGATTATCCAACCAGCACAAATGTCTCAACCGTTGCAATCGGTGCAGCCCATTATTCCAGTTCAGCCTCAGCCGCAACTGTATCAGCCTATGAATTTCGTGAATCCAGTCCAACAACAATACTATCCTCAGCAACTATCATATCCTTCCACTACAGGGTATTACCAGCAACATGCTCAATATCAATGGTATCCCCAGTACCAGCAATATCCAAATTATCAGTTTTCTTACCAACAGACCCAGAATGCGCAGCCTCAAGTTGATCCGAATGTTTTTCAACAAGTCAGCCAGTTCATCCAACttgctcaaactcaaaccCAATCTCAGCAACAACCGCAGGCTCAAAACTTTAATTCACAGGACAAGACTCCAAAATCCTTCTCTGACGACGAATATGACCCTGAAAATGTATAACTATTTCCATTCAATAGATCAAGTGATACACGTTATCAATCTTTATATAAACCAGATGTCGCTTTGACGTACGTCTTTCTGGCCAGCTCTAATGCATCGGAAGGAAAGCCAGCCAGTTGTGCAATTTCAAAAGCATGCGAATGCGAGCTGATTCCGGGAATCAGTTTATGGTCGAAAATGAGCTTTTCATCAATTGGTAAGTCACCATCATGGATTCTGGTCAAAGTAGTTTGATAGAAGTCCGTACGCCGCTCTAGCTCCTTATCGTCTTTCATTAGTTTGTGGATCTCCGGGCCGAAATGTGTTGCAAAGAGCACTTTGCAGTTCTTATTTTTAACCAAATGAGACAAAGATGCATAAGCGATGGTAATACCTTCGACCGCCGATGTTCCTCGGCCAAGCTCATCAACTATAGCCAAGGATCTTTCCGTAGAATCCCTAAGTATAATAGCAGTTTCGTTCATTTCCACCATGAACGATGATTGATGTCTGAAAATGTTATCAGAGGCTCCAACTCTGGTAAAAACCTTATCTATGATCCCGATATGAGCTTTTGTCGCAGGAACATATGATCCTATTTGCGCGAGTATTGCAATCAGCGCATTTTGTCGTAAGAAGGTGCTTTTGCCACCCATGTTTGGGCCTGTGATCACCCATCCACGGCCTGAATCCAGAGCACAGCTATTCGCTGTAAAGTTTTCAACTCCAGTGACCCGTCCACGCAAACCCTCTTCCACTACCAAATGGCGTCCATTTTCTATTTCAAATTTGGTGCTGCGGTCCACAGTCGGTTTGACAAGACCCTTTTCCCAAGCCAGTAGATAAAAGGAGGAGCATAcgtccagaaactcaatGATAGGAGCAACCTGGCGTAATTCTGTAGAAAGTGAGAGCAGAGTATCCCGAATCAATGATATGAttctctcttcttctctCAAAATCTCTTGCTCAACGAATAACATCTCTGTACCTAAAGTTTGCCATTCCATTGTCCAGAATTTGGCACTGGACTTTGTTCTTTCACGAAGCTGAAGGTCCATGTTGTCGACGAGGCTTTTGAATGATTTTCTGGACGACCGCACATCAATGACGAAATCAGTGGTCCGAGGATCACGGATTAAATTGAAACCTCCTTGGTAACCGCATTTTTCGAATTTTGCTGACAATTGCTGTATCAGAGCCTGAAAACGaagctcaagctgatcatATTTGTCTCTAAGCTCTGCAAGCTTTGGAGAGGCAGTTGGCCTGAGAAACCAGTACTTACGGAGCACTTCCAAGTCGTTCCTATTTGTATCAATTTTCACCCGAAGGGTTTGAGGATTGATTGTGTTGATGATAGATTGAGACAGACTCATAAGAGCTGGATACtccttgaatttttcaaataaaGGCAGGACAAGATTGACTAACTTTTTATCCGGACAGTCCTTCACCATCTTGTGAATCTCATCGATTATCATGATAGTATGTCCCAATTCCAAGTACTCACCCATGTCGGCCCTCTTGTTATCTGCACGGCGAACGATTCGCCCTAAATCAGTGGTTTTGCGTAACAGCTGAATCAGCTCCTGGACAAAAATGTGGTTGTTTAGGAAAACCTCAATATACTTTTGACGTTTCCTTATCTCCTCGACATCTGTGGATGGAGAGAGAAGCCACGTATTAAGCAGTCGGGAGCCCTGTACCGTACATGTCTTGTCAATTATGGACGCGAGAGCTCCAGTTCGGAAACCACCAACTATGGTCTCAGTGAGTTCCAGATCCTGTGCAGCGCGTGGGTCAATATGCATAAGCGTATTTGGCAACGATCGTTTGGGCAAGTCAAAACTGAGCTTGTAAAAAGGCAGACACTCATTCAGGTAGTGCAGCAAAACTTTTGcggctccagcttctttctGCGAGAGCTTATCCAAACGGCTTTGGACAAGTCGCTTGTTTTCTGAGAAGCGGTTGGCAAAATCCAGAAGTGGTGTACTGACTGACGGCAGCGAATACCTGCTTATATAGTACTTCTTCAGTTCTCCCAATTCGGGAAACCACTTTCCTGTAATCAAAGAATCGATATCTAGATCATTGGCTATCAGAATTTCACTTGGATTGATCCTAGTTATGTTGGCCATAAGCTCATTCATATTAGTTTCAAGTACATGAAACTGACTCAAGCCAACGTCTACCCAGCACATACCTATCTTTTGACCTAGCGCATCTTTTTTGAATGGGTCTGCAGGAAATTGGATAGCCAGTAAATAATTTGTGCGATGATAATCTCTCAATGCCTCATCAATGATAGTTCCTGGGGTAACCAGCCTAGTCACCGGTCTCACAATCACGTTCTGTGCAGTAGTCTGCTGATCACAAACGACAGCTTTGAGCCCTTGGCCAAAAGCGATCTGTAAgtatttttcaagcttgtaGTCAGGAAAGCCGGCAAAGGGTATTTCATGATTTTTGAGAACTCTCTTGCTCAATGTGAGGCCCAACATGGATGCATGTTTCTCAGCCTGCTGGAAGTAGAGCTCATAAAATGACCCAACTTGGATCAAGACCACGTACTGATCTTCAGGATATTGGTCGACAATGTCTTTCAACGTCTGATAGAAGTACGTGAACTCGACATCTGGTTTCGCACCACGGTCTCCAAACTGGTCGATTTCGTCACCTTGGACAGTCTTCTTTTTAGTTTTCTTGCCAGTCTTTTTGCGACCTTTCCCTTCCTCCGGAGCCTCGTCGAGAGAAGCTTGCTCCTTATTTTGACATGCTTGGATCGACTGGAGAGGAGCGCGTATATTCAGAGGAATGCGGACAACTTGGCGTGGATTCACCAAGCTGTGGAACCTTCTGAAAACAACTTTAGGCCCCACGCGTATCATGGCAAATCTGGAGCAACGGTATGGGCTTTTATATACAGAAAGAGTGCTCAGCTATGTTACTCGTAACTTTTCAGATTTCATGCCCGCAAAACCGGGAAAATTTAACacttatttttttttttagtaTACCAGCACTTCACGATCTATAGTTGTGCTTAGACGAAGCAGCAGACAGTTagaaggagctgaaaatTCGGCAGTTAGTCTAGCTTTTGGGCAAAAAGTGTCTACGTACCCTAGAATGCCCGAAACAAAGAGCACAGGATTGGCGGTAACGTCTATAACTACAGAAACAATACCAGAGAACGGGCACATCAATGCAACGGCCCCTGATCCAGACCCGTTAGAAACCCTTACAGGGCTCCCGAATGGTGAAATGAAGATTAAAAAGTATGAAATGGCTCAACAACCCTCCAATGGGAAGCGAATCAGCGTCGATGAGGCGATTGCTCCCACTAAGCTAGATCTTAATTCAAGAACTTCCCGGGAAACCTTACGAGCTCCTTTTAGAAGCGAAATGAATATCACCATAGAGCGTCAATCACAGTACACACAAACAACAGCACATTCAAGTGGTATGGACAGATTGGGCTATACAGAGTCACATACGATTGCGATACCTGAACCTTATTCACAAACTGAAGTCACTGGTAGTGATAGACATAATCAACAGACACTCACTAGCCGTCACCGTTTTGCAAGAGGAAACTCCTTCAATATTGGGCCTCAAAAACGAAAGTCACGAGCAAAGTCTAATGACAGATATCTGATTCCTGGACAGCGTGTTGTGGAAGGTCACCACAACTATGTCATGGCATATAATATGATTACTGGCATTCGGGTCGCTGTATCCAGATGTTCAAAGCTTCCAGGGCCTATTAAGGATGAGGATTTTACGAACGTTTCCAAACTAATTTTCGACATGGAAGGAAATACCATGACACCATCTACAAAATATGAATTTAAATTTAAAGACTATGCACCCGAAGTGTTCCGTCACCTGCGTAGCAGGTTCAATATTGATCAAGCAGATTATCTTCTGTCCCTAACGGAACGCGTGAGTTTGACTGAGTTAGGCTCTCCAGGGAAAAGTGGATCCTTCTTCTACTATTCGAGAGATTACAAGTTTATCATCAAAACTATTCATCACTCAGAGCATAAGCATCTTCGCAAATGTCTCAAGCAATACTATGAGTATGTGGAGAAAAACCCCCAAACATTCATCTGCCAGTTTTACGGCCTACACCGTCTCAAAATGCACTTCACCACAGGAATTCACAAAATTCACTTCTTGGTGATGAACAACATATTCCCTCCACATAGAGACTTGCACGAAAAGTTTGATTTGAAAGGGTCAACGCATGGACGTTTTACCGATGTAAGTGCCGCCAAAGCTCAAGGAAAGACGTCGATAGTCCAAAAGGATCTTAATTGGCTGCAAGATCATCATCGACTCAATTTTGGGCCCACCAAACGCAAGCAAATTGCAAACCAACTAAAAAACGatgtccagcttcttgaagCGCTAAATATTATGGACTACTCATTTTTGATCGGAATACATGATTTAACTCTTGCGACGCAGCACGATCCCTACAACCAGCTACCAAACTTTGATCCTCCTGAAATACGACAACAATCTGCTTCTACAGCATCTGACGGGTACTTTGATAGTGATGGTGGTATTAGAGCGACAGACGAGCAAGACAATGAGCTACCTATTGTGTATTATATGGGAGTCATCGATTGCTTAACCAACTATTCGACTTTCAAAAAGCTAGAAACATTTTTCCGCACATTGAATCATAGGCGCGAGACCATCAGTGCTGTACCCCCAGTCGAATATGGGCAACGGTTCCTTAGATTTATAGAGACTGCCATGAAGCCTACATGCAAGTCCGCCTAGAAAAATACATCGCAGTTCGCAATAATAATACACAATTCTATGACAAAACGTTTTTGCTTTTTTTGTAATCCATTACTCTTCAATGTGGTCCTCTTCCATTTCTTGCTCAGGTGCTGGTTCACCAATCTCTTTTGGCTCGACGGCAGGAACTTCTGGGCCAGGCTGAGAAGGCTCACTGGGCTGTTGGGCAGATTCTGCCTCCACGTCCATATTTTGCTCACTCGAAACGGCGTCTCCTCTCTTGGCAAATGAAACATGCAGACGTCTTCTACCGTATTCATAGTTGTCCAGTTGGTTGACTGCGGCAATCGCACCGTCAAGTTCCTGGAATTGAACAACAGCAGTCCCTGCTGGTCTATTTAGATCATCAAATTGAAGTTCGGCACGCTTAACGGAAGCGATACTTCCAAATAGGTCAAAGAGATCCGTCTCAGACGTCTCCCACGGCAGATTGTCCGCGAAAATGGTGTCGTTTGGTTCACCCTGTCCCACAACACCAGCAACAAACTCGGAGTTTCTAGATTCCGTTGGTCCCTGGGGCTCCTTATTGAACTGCTTTCCAAGTCTCACTTCAATGCGTCTTCCATCCATGTCGTAACCGTTAAAATCAGCAATCGCCCTATCAGCATCCTCCGAGTTCTCAAAAATCACAGTGCCAAAACCCTTGGAACGTCCTCGATGATCCTCTCTCACGTCAGCACGAATGATTGGACCGCAGCTTTTAAATAAGTCTTTGAGGTCTTGCCATCTCACACTGAACGGTAAGTTTCCAATGAAAACTTCATAGCCTTCGGttgaaggaggaggtgCATTTCGTCTTCTTTCCTCGCGACCAgtgttttctttttctgggGGAGGCAGATCTTCTCTAACAAAAATCTCACGGCCCTCGTACATTGTGCGATCAAACTTGGAAATCGCCTCTTGAACAAGATCTTTGTTCGCAAACTCAACGGTTCCCATTCCGCGAGATCTTCCACGAGAAGTGACCACATCTGCACGCACAACTTCACCGACTTCGCGGAAAAGGTCCTTCAAATCGTACCAAGTGGTATGATAAGGGAGGTTTCCAACAAAGATCGAGTTTTCGTAAGCTCTATTAGATTTTGACTCATTCTCACGTGGACCACGGCCACGAGACTCAAACCTGCTACCAATTCTTGCACGCAACggtcctcctcttcctcctcggcGAGAGGAGAAACCGCGTCTATCGTCTCTTCTCTCGTTCCGACGTGGAGGCGAGCGAGACCTCTGGCGCCATTGTTCCCTCACAGGTGACCTCGAACGATCCTAAGATGTTAGGTTTTTAGCCATAAGTTGCATACTTACCCTGTTGTATTCATCTAATTCCATGTTGTCAGACATAATTAGTGGAAAATTTTGATGTAGCTGAATTGGATTATAGGAAATATTTTCAGTTGATTAGCTAAATGTCTAGACATGCTTATATAATACTAACTCAAGCGAACTCATTTCAGTGATCACGACCATGTGCAATGTGTTGGATGCTGATTCTTTTTGCATATCTAAAGCCAGTGGACTACAGAGGTTTCCATGCTATTATCTAAATCGAGAGCTAATAAATGCCACCAAAGTCGAAGCTAAGAATGTATTCCGTCCTACTGATCTGATATCATAAGACTTCTTTATTATTCACACCAATCTACTTGGCATAGGGAAACATAACGAAGATCTCATTACTGAATTAGGATGACGGAGTCGATAAACGGTACTTTGATATATCAGCAACCAACCGATTTTTAGGGGGAGTAAGTTTTATCCTTTACTCTTTTGATTATTGCACACTTGATTTAGTTTAGATACCCTTTGCATCCTGGGGCCCCACATAAGCATGGAATTCTTTCCTCATCATTGGTCTCCCTTTCAAATTTATAGTCGTAAGTTagctcctcgttggccGCAATATCGCGCAGAGCGTAAATAACAattctcttctttcctTCCACCTTGATGATCTTTGCCGTGCACGAAGGCACGCAACAATGATTAATGAAACGAGCTATGCCTCCCTTTTTGGATGCATCAATAACGGTATTCTCATCAATACGGAACAGATAGGACGAGCCAATGCCGGATCGAAGGTACTTCTTTTCTCTGACTTCAGCCACTTGTTGCCGAATTCGCTCTCCGACATACTCTATAATCATctctttggcagcaatcGGCTCTAAAGCATACAGACCCCAGTTATGGATGGCCGATCTGGCAAACTGGACAGGTTTTTTCCGTTTCGTCAGCTGGTTCAAGTCCAAAATATCCGTTTCAGAGCCCAacatctgtttctgggcGCTGATGTCCGCCGCAAACCGACGATTATTAGCCCTATTAACCCTAGAACTTTGTATTGCTTGCGTTTCACCCTCATCTTCGTTTTGAACAGTATTCAAAGGCTTGTGGGCTTTCCGGCGATGCAAAAGGTACTCGCTCTTTATTTTGTCAGGTATTTTATAGTAGCCTTGAGTGCGGAAGCTGCCAGTTGAATTGTGCAATTTATCGTTCCTCAAAATTTCTTGTGAAAACTCAATCGCTTCCGCATCTTCTGCACTTGTCTCAGCCATGGAGCTTAGAtgcttgattttcttcacgTATTCTTTGTGTTTCCACGCCCAAAGTTTGACatctttgatttcttcgCTCTTTGGTAAGTCTTCGAACGCTTTTCGTGCGAAAGCAAAATCTTCATCATCATGAATGATCGCTTGCAGGCTGTTCAGATCAAAGTCCATCTGACTATAATCGTCATCATAAACCGTCCTTCCTACATCATGAGAAGGCTTGTATAGCTCGCTGACCAAATGGTCTTTCTTCTGAACAGGCTCAGATTCCTCATTCTGACGATCCAGTGACTCAGGTGACGTTGGCTGCGAGGTGACTTTCGATTCTGAAAGATCTTGAATATCTTCCTCATCCGAAGAAGAAGTGGTTTCTATGGCAAGcatcttttgtttcttggaaGCTTTGTTCTGGTCGCCATCCTCTGATTCGTTGTCAGAGTAGTTCAGCGCATGAGCCATAGGAACAGCATTGAGCTTACGTTTGTACTTTTTCTCCACAGGCTTCCGCCTGAAAGCAGATAGCGATGATATAGGGATAGATTGGTGCTGAACGGTGAATGTAGAAACACCCACATGCCCATTCAGGGAGTCTGCCTTAGTTTCTTTAGTatcctctttttccttcagATACTTTTCTAGAACAGATTTGTACTTGTTGCTATCCAACAACGAAAGCAATTTCGGGCCGATTACTTTCTC
This window of the Ogataea parapolymorpha DL-1 chromosome VII, whole genome shotgun sequence genome carries:
- a CDS encoding DNA-binding protein of the mitochondria involved in repair of mitochondrial DNA encodes the protein MIRVGPKVVFRRFHSLVNPRQVVRIPLNIRAPLQSIQACQNKEQASLDEAPEEGKGRKKTGKKTKKKTVQGDEIDQFGDRGAKPDVEFTYFYQTLKDIVDQYPEDQYVVLIQVGSFYELYFQQAEKHASMLGLTLSKRVLKNHEIPFAGFPDYKLEKYLQIAFGQGLKAVVCDQQTTAQNVIVRPVTRLVTPGTIIDEALRDYHRTNYLLAIQFPADPFKKDALGQKIGMCWVDVGLSQFHVLETNMNELMANITRINPSEILIANDLDIDSLITGKWFPELGELKKYYISRYSLPSVSTPLLDFANRFSENKRLVQSRLDKLSQKEAGAAKVLLHYLNECLPFYKLSFDLPKRSLPNTLMHIDPRAAQDLELTETIVGGFRTGALASIIDKTCTVQGSRLLNTWLLSPSTDVEEIRKRQKYIEVFLNNHIFVQELIQLLRKTTDLGRIVRRADNKRADMGEYLELGHTIMIIDEIHKMVKDCPDKKLVNLVLPLFEKFKEYPALMSLSQSIINTINPQTLRVKIDTNRNDLEVLRKYWFLRPTASPKLAELRDKYDQLELRFQALIQQLSAKFEKCGYQGGFNLIRDPRTTDFVIDVRSSRKSFKSLVDNMDLQLRERTKSSAKFWTMEWQTLGTEMLFVEQEILREEERIISLIRDTLLSLSTELRQVAPIIEFLDVCSSFYLLAWEKGLVKPTVDRSTKFEIENGRHLVVEEGLRGRVTGVENFTANSCALDSGRGWVITGPNMGGKSTFLRQNALIAILAQIGSYVPATKAHIGIIDKVFTRVGASDNIFRHQSSFMVEMNETAIILRDSTERSLAIVDELGRGTSAVEGITIAYASLSHLVKNKNCKVLFATHFGPEIHKLMKDDKELERRTDFYQTTLTRIHDGDLPIDEKLIFDHKLIPGISSHSHAFEIAQLAGFPSDALELARKTYVKATSGLYKD
- a CDS encoding phosphatidylinositol 4-phosphate 5-kinase MSS4; protein product: MDRLGYTESHTIAIPEPYSQTEVTGSDRHNQQTLTSRHRFARGNSFNIGPQKRKSRAKSNDRYLIPGQRVVEGHHNYVMAYNMITGIRVAVSRCSKLPGPIKDEDFTNVSKLIFDMEGNTMTPSTKYEFKFKDYAPEVFRHLRSRFNIDQADYLLSLTERVSLTELGSPGKSGSFFYYSRDYKFIIKTIHHSEHKHLRKCLKQYYEYVEKNPQTFICQFYGLHRLKMHFTTGIHKIHFLVMNNIFPPHRDLHEKFDLKGSTHGRFTDVSAAKAQGKTSIVQKDLNWLQDHHRLNFGPTKRKQIANQLKNDVQLLEALNIMDYSFLIGIHDLTLATQHDPYNQLPNFDPPEIRQQSASTASDGYFDSDGGIRATDEQDNELPIVYYMGVIDCLTNYSTFKKLETFFRTLNHRRETISAVPPVEYGQRFLRFIETAMKPTCKSA
- a CDS encoding histone-lysine N-methyltransferase SETD1 gives rise to the protein MVFHRNAYRGPLREDPQYGGLHRSHGRYPTPPDTIRSESSPLLRYYDYSSVPSQNHRADKRAAEVGKDKQHRSSRITYDPDLRKDPSKGSKPIYIFTDRDRGLCEDPRPKALQKIPKLLRRPHTSLLIPKYKYDKYSVGPEPSSQLVIWNFPTTTPLVIIRNNFAQFGKISDLKGIDDPLTAVPLGLCVLDYDGDPDSAHQAATKAVAAVHKKLQIGGQYLRCGLNNNDQLFNTIYNRILDTKKQQLIKEKEERRRQQELQMMQKRDEQKREREEQRREREERKKLNRTGRDQLPVKLSAHDRHVRTLSSVTLPFNFDKHIANRPFLLIPDKFVNTRNVNSSDIRKLLSGHNFDRILTHKSGFYVVFNNIADAEKCFDEEDGRHFSKYKLYMDFVVPDELMNQTKIGERIGHAGQAKAVLIREFHDYLLKDLREKVIGPKLLSLLDSNKYKSVLEKYLKEKEDTKETKADSLNGHVGVSTFTVQHQSIPISSLSAFRRKPVEKKYKRKLNAVPMAHALNYSDNESEDGDQNKASKKQKMLAIETTSSSDEEDIQDLSESKVTSQPTSPESLDRQNEESEPVQKKDHLVSELYKPSHDVGRTVYDDDYSQMDFDLNSLQAIIHDDEDFAFARKAFEDLPKSEEIKDVKLWAWKHKEYVKKIKHLSSMAETSAEDAEAIEFSQEILRNDKLHNSTGSFRTQGYYKIPDKIKSEYLLHRRKAHKPLNTVQNEDEGETQAIQSSRVNRANNRRFAADISAQKQMLGSETDILDLNQLTKRKKPVQFARSAIHNWGLYALEPIAAKEMIIEYVGERIRQQVAEVREKKYLRSGIGSSYLFRIDENTVIDASKKGGIARFINHCCVPSCTAKIIKVEGKKRIVIYALRDIAANEELTYDYKFERETNDEERIPCLCGAPGCKGYLN
- a CDS encoding Single-strand telomeric DNA-binding protein GBP2 yields the protein MSDNMELDEYNRDRSRSPVREQWRQRSRSPPRRNERRDDRRGFSSRRGGRGGPLRARIGSRFESRGRGPRENESKSNRAYENSIFVGNLPYHTTWYDLKDLFREVGEVVRADVVTSRGRSRGMGTVEFANKDLVQEAISKFDRTMYEGREIFVREDLPPPEKENTGREERRRNAPPPSTEGYEVFIGNLPFSVRWQDLKDLFKSCGPIIRADVREDHRGRSKGFGTVIFENSEDADRAIADFNGYDMDGRRIEVRLGKQFNKEPQGPTESRNSEFVAGVVGQGEPNDTIFADNLPWETSETDLFDLFGSIASVKRAELQFDDLNRPAGTAVVQFQELDGAIAAVNQLDNYEYGRRRLHVSFAKRGDAVSSEQNMDVEAESAQQPSEPSQPGPEVPAVEPKEIGEPAPEQEMEEDHIEE
- a CDS encoding H/ACA ribonucleoprotein complex non-core subunit NAF1, which translates into the protein MSTVGSSPENPVSGENLGQQESLDNESHAKENNRTSDASDIAKESLEGQDEEKEQINDQNPEDRIFDETKEIAESDNESNDSTSSDSDSDSESGSDSESTSDSSSDSSSDSESEEEGEVEVSDNESDVSAEPIKSKNEQEEEGLELPEDFSIPPDAPIEYIGNITALVERSIVIKASVSGEIRVLKDGSILCLEDRTLVGPLFETFGRIQSPSYRVKFKTEDKFEAFKDKKGAKVFYVVPESEFVLTSQIKTIKGSDASNWNDEEIPEEEQEFSDDEKEAAMKALRKRKKNQKKDETTKRPLPNHMRSQLTSLPKKGASQAGTPSQATQSPKQETSAQSSAATKSAQIIQPAQMSQPLQSVQPIIPVQPQPQLYQPMNFVNPVQQQYYPQQLSYPSTTGYYQQHAQYQWYPQYQQYPNYQFSYQQTQNAQPQVDPNVFQQVSQFIQLAQTQTQSQQQPQAQNFNSQDKTPKSFSDDEYDPENV